A region of the Syntrophobacterales bacterium genome:
ATATACTGAATCAGTCCTTCGGGGGTACCAATCAGGCGTGCATCACCGTGGGCGACAGGGGATCAATAAAACTTGCCGATCCTCCTTGTCTCAAAGTAATCGCCTTTGATGTGATTGATGGGAGGTTGGTAATGTCTGTCTTCTTCAGGAGTTGGGACGCCTTTGCGGGTTTTCCGCAGAATATCGGAGGCCTTCAACTCCTCAAGGAATTTGTCCTTGAGCAATTGACATTCGATTTGTCCGATGGCGAGATCTACTGCTATAGCAGCGGGCTGCATCTTTACGAACAATATTGGGATCTTGTCGATCAGCTCTGCTACGGAACCCGGTGCAAGCCTTCGCATACGTAATGCTAATTCAGCGCAGTTACACATTTTGATTGTAAGCCGACACAGTTTGGTAACCGTATGTCTATAAACGAAGCCGATGACATTCTCCCGATGTGTTTCTTCGCATAGGGAAACCTGCGTGGCAACCTTCCCCCTCCAGTGTACCGCTCGGTATGAGGCTTCAAGTTCTCCTTAAGCGGGTTGAGTTTAGCTGAAGTATATGGTTTTGGCATAAATTAAAGATGATCTTTCCCACAGTTTGTTGAATATTGCCCCCATTTTGCCTCATGAAAGTTTTCTTTTCATGTCGATAAACAGGTTTTACTGTGTATGGCAATCAGAAGAAGCTTTCCATTTCTCTCTTTCCTGTGCGACTGTCAGCATAAGACTCCGGAACTGGCTGTATCTCGGTTATTTCAAGCTGGCCTTCTCTACGCTTTATTTAGAATTTTCTTGTTCCATGAGAACTTGCTTTTTTCGATGTAGATGCTTCGTATGGAGAGGGTGATTTCAAGGTAGACGGTTGCTGGCGGTCGCTTCCTCGGGGGTTCTCTTTATTGCTTCCAATTGTTATTAGAATTCACCTTCGAGGTTATAGAGCCACAGAAGAGTTTTTTTGGATTTTATCCACAGGGAATCCTGTTTAGTTGAAAAGGGCGTGGTTTCGAGGACCTCCAGCAGGTATTTCCGTGATTTTTCCCCATCTCCTTTCTTGGCATAGCCATATCCTATATCATAGGCGGAAGCCTCTATGATAGCGGTATATTTTTTCGTAAGCTGTTCCATTCTTTTAAGTTTCAAGAAGATGTCCTCACGTTCGGCTTGGGATGCAGACGAGTCACTAACTATTTTCTCATACTGAGATTTAAAAAATTTCACAGTTTTCAGAACATCTTCTGAATAATCGTGAATCTTGAGAAGGGCGTAAAGGGCAATATCTATTTCCCCCTTCTTGATCTGATCGTCCGCTCTTTTGAAAAATTCCTGTACGTTTGCGTCGTTTATGGCCGTTTCTCTTGCAGCAGACACTTTTCTGGGCTTCTTGTCAGCCCGTTCAGCCCCCGATAACGGGGCTGCCAAGAACACGGACGCGAGAAACAGAACGAAAAGGAAAGGGACGGCAATCTTCCCTTTCCTTGGACCGTATTTTAACCGATTGCTTCTTTTAACTTGTTGCCTGGTTTGAACTTCGGAACCTTGCATGCAGGTATCTCGATCTCCTTTCCTGTCCTCGGGTTTCTTCCTATCCGCGCAGCTCTTTCTACAACAGAAAACGTGCCGAAGCCGGTCAATGTGATCTTGCCGTCTCTCTCTTTAAGCGCTTCCGAGATGTTATCGAGAAGTGCGTTCAGCACTTTCTCTGCAACAGACTTCTTTATCCCTGAATTACTTGCTACATTAGCGATGAGCTCAGTTTTTGTCATCTGTTTCCCCCTCGTGGTCTGAAAAATGGCGGTGCAGGGAATTGAACCCCGGACACTGCGGATATGAGCCGCATGCTCTAACCATCTGAGCTACACCGCCGCTGTTTTGATATAAGCTATTCCTGGCAACATTGTCAATACCAAAGTTGGCATGGCGGAGAACGATCTGCTCGCTTTTTTCTGTCTCGGTAAAACCAATTGTGGTATAAAAATGTGAATTCATTCGGTTGGGGGCAAATAAATGAAAGTCCTTGTGACAGGCGGTTGCGGGTTTATAGGCTCACATGTAGTCGACGCTTTTGTTAGTGATGGCTGTGACGTGGTTATAATAGATAACCTTTCTACCGGGACGATGGAAAACTTAAACGTAAAAGCTAAATTTTACCATTCCGACATATGTTCCGAGGAGATTGAAGAAATTTTCCATGATGAGAAACCAGATATTGTCGATCATCATGCGGCCCAGATTTCCTTACCTTTATCAATAAAGGAACCCCTCCTTGA
Encoded here:
- a CDS encoding thymidylate synthase codes for the protein MYIEGTTIDDTWRTMMAVCVQHGIDYKVARGSYEGQLRKQFSNVMIKIKAPWVRPLAPILPPSLPGPTTDEAIQEYFVEYLMGDTVKPNEDYTYGSFIVPQINAVIDILNQSFGGTNQACITVGDRGSIKLADPPCLKVIAFDVIDGRLVMSVFFRSWDAFAGFPQNIGGLQLLKEFVLEQLTFDLSDGEIYCYSSGLHLYEQYWDLVDQLCYGTRCKPSHT
- a CDS encoding HU family DNA-binding protein, whose translation is MTKTELIANVASNSGIKKSVAEKVLNALLDNISEALKERDGKITLTGFGTFSVVERAARIGRNPRTGKEIEIPACKVPKFKPGNKLKEAIG